A window of the Virgibacillus pantothenticus genome harbors these coding sequences:
- a CDS encoding YxiJ family protein, producing the protein MKQDLIKCLKKLDLQNGFPYEDLNLIKDTYVKELSNLPSDTSLIEDFNDFCLIIAGSVSYAIEGKKIPKYQKRLLNKDFFESYPYYSFLKKKINKYNDLKRELEIHELARQILIKTIMQ; encoded by the coding sequence ATGAAACAAGACTTAATAAAGTGTCTAAAAAAGTTAGATCTCCAAAATGGCTTTCCTTATGAAGATTTAAACTTAATTAAGGATACGTATGTAAAAGAACTAAGTAATCTTCCTAGTGATACATCACTAATCGAGGACTTTAATGATTTTTGTTTAATTATAGCAGGAAGTGTCAGTTACGCGATTGAAGGTAAAAAAATACCAAAATACCAAAAAAGATTATTGAATAAGGATTTTTTTGAGAGTTACCCCTATTATTCTTTTCTGAAAAAAAAAATAAACAAATATAATGATTTAAAAAGAGAATTGGAAATACATGAGTTAGCACGTCAAATACTAATAAAAACTATAATGCAGTAA
- a CDS encoding GNAT family N-acetyltransferase, whose protein sequence is MYHLTLKPIDKNNWEEAIHLNVKAEQQPFIASNLYSIAEVQFLDDFVAKGIYLDHKMIGFAMFGIDPDDHQYWIYRLMIDATYQGKGLGAQAVQLIIEELRQNKQENIPYVMIGYHPENLAAKIVYQKAGFKETELAPWGEQLASLRL, encoded by the coding sequence TTGTATCATTTAACATTGAAACCTATTGACAAAAATAATTGGGAAGAAGCTATTCACTTAAATGTGAAAGCAGAACAGCAACCATTTATAGCATCCAATCTTTATTCTATCGCAGAAGTTCAATTTCTGGATGATTTTGTTGCGAAAGGTATTTATCTTGATCACAAAATGATTGGATTTGCGATGTTCGGAATAGATCCTGATGACCATCAATATTGGATTTATCGACTGATGATTGATGCGACATATCAAGGAAAAGGGTTGGGCGCACAAGCTGTGCAGCTTATTATTGAAGAGTTGCGACAGAACAAGCAAGAAAACATTCCATATGTGATGATTGGTTATCATCCTGAAAATCTTGCAGCGAAAATTGTTTATCAAAAGGCTGGATTTAAAGAGACTGAATTGGCTCCTTGGGGCGAACAACTGGCATCTTTGAGATTATAA
- a CDS encoding RHS repeat domain-containing protein translates to MKNVVKNNHRTLRLDYDELGNVTTYSRDNGVGTTYVYDRAGQVVSMSTKKAESTGEMTTIIDETYTYDANGNRTEVLSHNGKKETFAYDQMDQLIRETKKDGSVNEYKYDGFGNRIYQKIGNKEAVTSTYNIQNQLTAYGKETINYDKNGNRIEDGTYTYEWNAADQLVAVTKKGESTPFAEYKYDDDGRRIQKKVKVMITDKLQTTKENEEIYHHKNSTGFI, encoded by the coding sequence TTGAAAAACGTCGTTAAAAACAACCATCGTACACTCCGACTGGATTATGATGAGTTAGGTAATGTCACAACCTATTCGCGAGACAACGGTGTTGGAACGACCTATGTATATGATCGAGCTGGACAAGTTGTTTCCATGTCAACCAAAAAAGCAGAGTCAACCGGGGAAATGACAACCATTATCGATGAAACTTACACCTATGATGCAAACGGCAATCGTACCGAGGTTCTTTCCCATAACGGAAAGAAAGAGACATTTGCGTATGACCAGATGGATCAATTAATCCGGGAAACAAAGAAGGATGGCTCCGTCAACGAATATAAGTATGATGGATTTGGCAATCGAATCTATCAAAAGATTGGCAACAAGGAAGCTGTTACATCTACTTACAATATACAGAATCAGCTAACAGCCTATGGAAAAGAAACCATCAACTATGATAAAAATGGAAACCGAATAGAAGATGGTACGTATACGTATGAGTGGAATGCAGCCGATCAACTCGTAGCTGTCACGAAAAAAGGAGAAAGTACTCCGTTTGCAGAATACAAATATGATGACGACGGGAGAAGAATTCAAAAGAAAGTAAAAGTTATGATCACCGACAAACTTCAGACGACTAAGGAAAATGAAGAAATATATCACCATAAAAATAGTACAGGCTTTATATAA